From Cucumis melo cultivar AY chromosome 3, USDA_Cmelo_AY_1.0, whole genome shotgun sequence:
aaatattaataaaagtaTACTGAAgttttaatattataaaatattttataaagttttattatttttaataattttctttccggtatattatatatgtaagtataaaggtttttattttattttattttataaatattatgtaAAAACGGGTAATTTCTGTTAACAGTTAAAGCTCCAAgcttttcttctcttcttcttcttcttcttcttcttcttcggtaTCAATTTGCTTCAGAGTCTGTAGCTGTGAAGCTAAAGATGAGTAATTTGAGGACAGTGTGTAGGCCTCATGCCATGTTTTCTTCCTTCATCTTTAGCAGCGGATTCCGATCTATCCCCACGGTTTCCTTTTGGAACCCTAATAACAAACGCCGGTTCTCACTTTTTTCTCACACCTTCAATTCCTCGCCCTGCTTTTGTCCCACTCAGAACTGGTTCCGTATCAATCAGCGGAGAACGCTCGCCATGGCTTCCAATTGGGCTAACGAAAAATCTCCTTATGAAACTCTCGGTAACTTTCTTTTGGTTCTTTTTATAGCTCTTGTGGTTTTCGTTATGGAAATCTTCCTTTAGTACTTTTCGTGAAGAAATTTGATTGGATAAATGGGACGAATGTTATTGAATCTGGAATCTTTTGATTTTGTGGTACTTGTTTTAGATGATTTCAAGGGTGTTGTTCTCAATCGTTTAGTATATCATGGAATGGTTTTGCTTTTATGGGTATCATTCTGCTGTCTATTGACtgatttgaaactttttttcatttgttttttgatTCAATGAAAACAGAATTAGAGAGGGATGCTGATGATGAACAGATAAAAAGTTCGTATAGACGCTTGGCTAAATTTTATCATCCGGATGGTTTGCTCCTTGCTCAAGTGAAACAATTATGTAGTTTAAAGTTTCGCATGAATGATTAAATTCATGAAGTTCTTcatatcttgaaaaaaaaaaatcctgaGATATTCATCAAATTTGACAAGGAAGGAAAGACAACTCTGGAAATAAAATACTAGACCATCTAAGTTAGTCACATATTAAACCATTTCTAGATGAATGGTAAGCCATATATTCTCCTTTGTGTAGATACATAATCATTTCCAGTCGCTAAATTTATTGGAGTTATGCATAAGAATGCCGAGGAGGTTATCAGCCCCCCctcccaaaataaaataaaatgaaacagagattgttatttatttttaggcCTGAATTTAGATAGAAAGAAAGATCATGAGTTTTCaagttttattttgttttgtggAAGTAATGTGATCATTTTTTTGCAAGTTCTTGCTGGTGCCGTGCTATGCTATGTGTAAATCAGTATTGCGCCTTTCGTACTACCCCACACCAAAAAACTAAAGAAAGCTTCCTTTCTTTGTCTGTGTTTCATGATTGTGTGCGGTTAATGAACTTATTTCTGTAACTGTGAACTGGGTTCTATCTTTTTTCAAAGTTTATGATGGTAGAGGAACTCTTGAAGAAGGAGAAACAGCTGAAGCTAGATTCATCAAGATTCAAGCTGCTTATGAATTGCTCATAGATGATGAGAAGCGGAGGCAGTATGATGTAGATAATCGAGTTAATCCAATGAAGGTTTGATTTCActtattaaatgaattttaactttaaatgaAGATAGTGTAACTTCTTGTTTGAGAATTTCATTTTGTAGAGTATTCGATTGTCGAATAAATCCTCCTCTTAGTTGCTGACAAATAACTTATTCTGCTGGTTATTAGGCATCTCAAGCATGGATGGAGTGGCTTATAAAAAAGCGCAAAGCTTTCGATCAACGGGGCGAGATGGCAATAGCGGCTTGGGCTGAGCAACAGCAGCGTGAGATGAATCTAAGAGCTCGACGCCTTTCTCAATCAAAGGTAAACAAGACTTTAATGCTAGGAAACACACTTGATTATCATTTTCGAATTCCGAAAAAGGGACTCGGAGTCATTCTTCACTATCTCTACATttgatatttaaaaagaaaaaagaactgAAGCCGGGAATTTCGTTAAGAATGCACCTTGTTTATGAAGTGGATGGTATTTCAGGTTGATCCTTTCGAAGAGAAAAGATTACtggcaaaagaaaagaaggcGTCAATAGAGTACTTTAACAGCACACTGAAGCGCCACGTACTTGTCTTGAAGAAAAGGGATATAATGAGAAGAAAAGcagaggaggaaaagaagaaggtAATAAGCCAACTTTTAGCTGAGGAAGGCCTCGAGCTCGATACAGATGATGATGACAACCTGTAGATAGTACATTGAATTTATTGGCCTCAAAGAAAATGCTGCAAATATCAATAGAAGAAACAGAAAGAGGAACTCTAAAATACCTTTAGTATTTGTTGTACAGAAGAATTGTATATACTGTTTAGTTTACAGTcctaaagaaagaaaatgattcTTGCACACGAAATATATCCAAACCCAcccccaccccccccccccccccccccaaaaaaaaaaaaaagaaaaaaaaaaagaaaaaactttgaTTATAAGTAGAATGTGATTATTGGAAAATATTCCTGATTTTGGGTTACTTTTGCAAAATTACTTTTTTGAGTTTGAATGACTTGcggtttttttttcctcttgaagaaacatttataaaatattttcaacataATAGTCTGGAGTAAGAAATGGTTGTAAGCATGATTGTTACATCTCAAAAAGCAGTTGGAAAACCAGTGTAAATGACCACGGCTACAAATATTGCAAAATTTACGTGAAATCCTTGTTCTAATAGAGGGGTTTCttgtaaattaatttatgaAGTTAGCTTTAGCTAGGCAAGGAGGAGTTGTTTAAGTGTTAAACTCAAATGATTAGTCATGCCTCAGGTTCAGTTTAATTAAGCATGCTTTAAGAATAATACTGAACTAATATGTATAACGCACTAAGTAGGAGTTGTTTAGGAGAAGTGTGTTTAGATAACAAAAAGTTGACTGACCAAATTTGAAGAAAGTATAAATAGGTTT
This genomic window contains:
- the LOC103488426 gene encoding chaperone protein dnaJ 20, chloroplastic isoform X1; this translates as MSNLRTVCRPHAMFSSFIFSSGFRSIPTVSFWNPNNKRRFSLFSHTFNSSPCFCPTQNWFRINQRRTLAMASNWANEKSPYETLELERDADDEQIKSSYRRLAKFYHPDVYDGRGTLEEGETAEARFIKIQAAYELLIDDEKRRQYDVDNRVNPMKASQAWMEWLIKKRKAFDQRGEMAIAAWAEQQQREMNLRARRLSQSKVDPFEEKRLLAKEKKASIEYFNSTLKRHVLVLKKRDIMRRKAEEEKKKVISQLLAEEGLELDTDDDDNL
- the LOC103488426 gene encoding uncharacterized protein LOC103488426 isoform X2; translated protein: MNVYDGRGTLEEGETAEARFIKIQAAYELLIDDEKRRQYDVDNRVNPMKASQAWMEWLIKKRKAFDQRGEMAIAAWAEQQQREMNLRARRLSQSKVDPFEEKRLLAKEKKASIEYFNSTLKRHVLVLKKRDIMRRKAEEEKKKVISQLLAEEGLELDTDDDDNL